The DNA segment attgtgtgaaaatctttggttcggtcaaattttatccagttgtttataaaactgttgttatctcattcatgtaatttttcagtgttgatttaaaagcccaaaaaacccaCCTATattgactttttgatattttttctgtgatttgaatttataaagagataaaactttcgataagttatgtaaactcagaacaagtatttagctttagaaaatatttacatgtttcaaacttataatatatacatatataatgtttaaaattattcatataaaacctgtgtaaaatgtgcctgaatatgtttctcttctttaatgtgttaatcgtactatatataacattattttaaaatttcaaaaaatttatgtcatatacaaaaaaccatcaataaaaaatataattctccatctacaacaagaaaaatgaaaaattataaacatataaatttaaattaagaaaaactaacattggaaaaacaagaagttaatataaaagaaaaaaaccgataaataatattataaataagataaatttataagacacattCGCGcagaaaaaatctctagttgtTTTAAATAGTTTTGATACCTAACAGATAGGAGACTAATCTCCTTAAGTAATACACAGAAATAGCAAACGACAATATATTGTCGACATAACATACTAGCCTAATAATAGTGAACACTCTGATATCTTCTCTTGGTTACTTTAGCCACTTCCATTGAACTCCCTTGCTTCATGCATGTGCTCCAACGTCACTTTTCTTGTAAGTAAATGGTGACCAAAGAATACTAACCGTCATGTCGCAGATATGCTTTTGAGTTAAAGTGATGCATCACTTTGTAGTGctttagagcatgattaatgcaTGTCTCTTAGAATCAACTTCTTAACGTAATATAAAATACGGTTTGATATAAGAGATGTTTCTTaggttttttagttaaaagctaagagATTGTATCTTATATTACGCTAATAACTTCACCCTAATTAAGAGTATGATTAATAAGAAGTTCTTAAGTTGGAGTTCTTATCAAAATATAAGAATCCGTCTCTTAACTTAACTAGAATAGCTAAGAACcagcttttaaatattttatttaagagtcagttcttagcttttttagttaaaagttaaaaaacgGTTTTTTATTTTCCGATAAGAACTCTACCCTAAGAAGTAAGAACCttcattaatcatgctcttagaaCTGTATTTGCGGGaggatctttttctttttctaaataaATGCATTTATagcaaaataaaatcatatatttggatttagcggaaaaaaaaaagaacacttGAGCTTGATCGAATCAATATAATAACAGTATATTTGTTTGGGCTATGTAATGCTCCAAAAATCATTTGTCAATCAATCCTATAACTGTTGGGGAAAATTTAATATACTCTCTTATACTTTTAATAGATGACGTTTTGGAAAAATTTACTTGCATTAAATTAGATgacgttttaaattttaatgcaatttttttGTAACCTTACATGTTATATAACTTTTATTTCCTACAGTATGTTATTAATGGATTAAAATTTGGTTAGGTTGATagttaataatgtttttattctaaaaaaactgtaataagaattttttttttttaatttgtgtgcgCAAGTATAAAACGTTAAGtaataaaaaaacggagggagtagctttattgattttctttctataatttaattTGACTAAATTAAGTACCGTTACTTTATTAATCTATAAATAGGGTTTCACAATTAAATGAAGACCATTCATATTATCTTCAATCTCTAAAACTGTATGGAGAAAATATCAATGAAACTTGCATTCTTTATCTTCATAGCTATTAGCTCcggtaaatatttatattacataTTCCATGTGTAAGATCTATTATAATAGTGTATTATTGCTAACATATGTTTTCTTATGGTTTTCTAGTGATGAGTATCACAGAAACTGGAGCGAACCGGTTACTACAAGATGAAGCTTCTCAAACTGTGTTGTTGCACCATGAAGCTTCTTCGCAGGAGGCTATCAACCCAAAGAAAATTCACTGCAAGAAAGGGTGTCATATTAAATGTGTTCCCAATCCATTTATTGTTGAATGTTTTTGTCAATGTTAATTTCAAATCGCTTATTATGATATCTAACGTCCAAATAAGATTTATTTACGATCAGTAAGATGATATTTTATTACTAGTTTTCCATCTGACATTCATTAACTTTCAACCTTGACTGATTATATACTCATTCAACAGGTGATCTAATCTTAAAGCAATATTGAAACTCTGAAAAACTTAATGAAGATGATATATATTTCTCATATCGTTCATCACTCAGAATGTAATGCAGTCGATGATATACTCATTCGACATCTGCATTGTGATACATtagaaaaactacataaaatattaaaatataatatttttttcttgatgtGTGAGTGAAAAGTTTTACTCTTTTGTGTAAAGTTTCTTTTTGATTGCCAAACTTAAATTGTGAGTATCACCAACAAATCCGTCAAGTATTATCGTTTGACTTGTTATATTAACTAAATGTTATGAGGAAAGCTTAATGTTTACGACCTTACTTGAACAGGATCTCTAACACATGTTCTCATCTTTATTTTAGTTAACAAATTATTAAACAATAAGAGAGGAGAGATTCATAACCAAATGAAACAGATTAACATGAGAAATGTCTTACTGGTAATGAGTTGCTCAACTGaaagaataaagaaaaattaaaatatttttaacataattttgAGAGATCTCACGCAAGTGGATCTGTTATGATACCAAAGATGAGTGACATATAACATAATTCTGTTAACATAATCGCAAGTGGATCTCACGCAAGTATTCGGGTTCAAGGAGGAGTTGGTTGGGGAGATAGTTATGATACCAAAGATGGTGGAGGCAGCAGTTCAGACATGCGTGTGGTGCGTGGTGCCACCATCAAAGATGGAATTTCCACCTTATGATGGTACTACAAATGCAATTGAATGGAGTTTCGACCTTATGATGACTGTTTTCATGATCAAAGAGTGTTCAATGACGATGCAAAAGTACGACAAGCTACATTTGTACTAACTGGGAATGCTTATCATTGGTTTAGCAACCTCCGTAGGTTGGTCACTCATAGATTAGGCTCAGAAACATTATTAATCGGTTTCATAAAATTTCCgtattattgtatattttttttctcttttctctaaCAACGATGAAATGTGGAATTTTGCTTCTCGATAATTCTGAGTTTCCGGTTTATCTGTCATCTTGTTCTgccaaagagagaaaaaaaaaggaagtggTTTCATAAATTACAAAACCATCAGGTTATTTTCGGTTTAGTCTtgagttattaatttatttacccaTTTTGATGTGGGATTTTCGGACCGCTTGCCGGATATTACTTTCGTTCCTTTACAAAATTTCGTCGATCTTGCCTGATTTAAATATTAGCGGTCCTGATATGCTCTGTTTTCCGAACTGTAGATGCTCCTgtagcaacaacaacaatcacaaGCATTTAAATTCAcacacatattttttttttacatagaaTTGCATATATGATCACAAGATTACTTACTAAGTTCTTCTTTAATGGAGAGCCCTCCCCTCTTTGGCTGAAATCCAAACCAGACCCATCAAGTGATCCGTGTCGTTTACCAGTACGGCTTAGCTTGTCCTCACTGGGTAACTCCTCCATAATCTGATCATCGTTGTCTCCCTCAATCTCATAAACTGATTCATTTTCGGGTTTGAGGTTCAAACCAAAAGTGTTCTTGGCCAAAGCGGCACTTGTTTCGCTCAATTGGCTCCTTGAGCTTGGTTGATAGTAGGTAAGCGTGGAGATATTATCAGGATCTTTTCGTCTCTTCACAGCCCACGAAAAGCCACTGGCCGGTCCTGTCGTCATTCGGAGGTCAGAGAGTTTGTAGTAATTTCCATGTGTTGTTGTTTTTATCCTCAAACGTGTCCTGCAAGGCAAACCGCTTACTTGAGACTTAAGAAACTAAGCTGGAAGAGGAGTTTTAGATATAGTGAAACAGCCAAAACCTGTCTTATTGGCAGCTTAGCGTAACTGTTTGGATCTTGTTCTTCTCTATGTGGTCTTTTGTGTTTCCTGCCAACTCCAGATTCTCTAAGCTTGAGGTTTGCTCTTTTCCTGAAAAACATATGTATTTATAgtcttaaaacatattatttccTAAAACAAGACCAGAGTCCTCCAATGTAGGTATTTTGGCTTTAATATTTTACTTTGAAACAAAATGGATACAAGTAAAGAGAACAACTCTGACCTGCGCATGTCGTCGCGATTTTTAGCATCCATCTCTTTGTTTGGTGGATATTTAGGCAATGAAGAAGGATCACACCCATAAGGCCTCGTCAAGAAATACTAAGAGTCAAAAggaaaccagaaaaaaaaaattgagaggtAGAAAGAAAAGGAGCAACGGGAAACTGAAAATCTTCTTCACCTCAAAGTTAAGTGCAGCTGAAGCAGTCCCACGCTTATATGCTTCCACAGAGAGTAAAGTTTCTAATAGAAGAACACCAGTTGTTGATAACTCTTTGCATCGTTCTCTAAGTGTGGCTTCATAAGTATGTTGAGGCCTGAAGGAAGTTGCGTGCGGAAGCCTAGTATATATAAATTCTTTTTGTGTCTCCTCAGTCCTCAATGGTGCCGTAAAgatttaatttttggtttacTCCCTCTACTGGATTTCTTCACATTTCTGATTTTGGGATTGGTGCAAGTCGACTCTACTTAATTACTCCCTCTCCCTATGTtccttaatattacatattttaaaaaaaaaatttgtttaaaaaagatctattttttgcattttcaaaacatgttttattaactaattgtaaattaaaaaaaaaaacttaattgcacttactgaatttttattagcttaaaattatggaataaaaataaacacaaaaaattatgcaaatttaatgtgttttattaaaatgtgtgaaaaaactAGAATATGTAACATTAAGAAACAGAAGGAGTATAAGTTTATGGGTATTGAGTGGATTTAAAGTTTGTTCCTTTTTGGTAAGTTTACGCTTTGAGATTATGAGATGCTGAAGCTACTTCATATTTGCTCGTTTGATTATTAGGGCTTTAAAGTGTAATGTTGCGTCTGTTGTGTTGCATCAAGGAACAGTTTGCTTGTAGTTTATATGCCTAATCGTTTTTTTGATTTGTATATATCTGTCTAGTAGCCGAGTGCTCAGGTTTTAAAAAACCAGCTGTTTCAACCTGATTCTTGGATCCTGTACAGTTGAATACCCGATACACACCACAGTTTGATCCGTTGAATTAGACCATACCTCCTTAGGATTCGTTTTGCCTGGCTCTGATTCAAGTCTCAAGCTTGTCATTTTTTCTGAATCTGTTGTTTTGGTCAGTGTCTACTCTCCTGGCGCATGAACAAACCAGCAGCTGTCTCAGGAGCTGTTGGCTCGGAAGCTCTAAATATGGAGAGGAGTGGTGGCATCAATAATATGCGTCTCCCAACATCACCAATGTCCTTCCCTTCAAGTAACATTAACATTCCCGGTTCATTGGTTCTCGATGGGTCTGCTTCAATACAACACTTGTCtcagcaacaacaacagcaagcaGGACAAGGTTCAGTTCCAATGGGAGAAAGCAACTATTCACATATTGATAAGAAGCCTAGATTAGATGTGAATGTGGTCGCAGCAGCAGTTTCTACATCAGTTGATCCAGCGTCAGGACCTCGCAGGACGGAATCCTCAGTTGCAAGCTTTGCTTCAGCAGCAGAGACTGAGgcaacaacaacagcagcagACTCTTCAATCCTTGTCACCGTCTCAGAGATTCCAACTCCAGCAACAACAGCTGTTGAGACATCAACAAGGCACTCAACAGATTATCCCTCCTAATCTACAGCTGTTAAGCTAATACTATCACATCTGTTCCAAGTTCTCCTCTCTTCATTGATAGTGTCTGATACCTTTTGTTTTGTAGGAAAATTTCATTACCTATTGGAAGAAGTTTGTGGCTGAATACTTCTCACCTCGAGCAAAGCAACGGTTATGCTTGTCGCAGTATGAAAACGCTGGGCACCACGCGCTTGGCATGTTTCCACAGGCAGCTCCGGTCAGTCTTCTCTTAGCTGCGTGTGGTCCGTGAAGGTCATCTTCGCATCATATTCTCTCAAGATTTGAAGGTTAGCCATTGAACAATAACTCTTATTCAAAATTGTGACGTTCCTCCAGTTATCTGTTTCCCTGTTTATTCAGTGAACATGAAAAAACAAAGATAGAAATAATCACcacttttgtttctttctaGATACTGTCTTGGGAGTTTTGTGCTCGGCGTCATGAAGAGCTTCTTCTCCGCCGACTTATTGCTCCGCAGGTCCTTATTCTGATGACATGACCTTTGCGTTAATTATTAGCAGCTTAAAGCTTTATCCAAAAATCTCTAAACATTGTGTATGTGTTGATCTTCTGGTTTCCTGTGAATATGAGCACAAAGTCTGTAATTGTACGTCTCAACAGATGTTTAGTAGATATGCTACAATGGTGTTTGAAAGTGTATTGAAGACTTATTATGGGTCATGCAGGTGAACCAGTTGCTTCAGGTTGCACAGAAATGCCAGACCACGATTTCGGAGAGTGGGTCAGAGGGAGTCTCTCAGCAGGATTTAAAGACAAACAGTAACATGGAACTTGTCCCATAAGCCACATTTGATTTTGCCTTTATACATCTAATATGGTGGATGCAGACTATTGTTTTTACTGTTCCTGTTCTAGAATTTTGTTTCTAGTGCTCTATATCATATTGTTGGGTGATAATTTGTGTGTCCAGGGTCTTGGGAGCAGGAAGGCAGCTGGCAAAGCTCATGGAATTACAGTCGCTGAATGATCTTGGCTATCCAAAGAGATACATTAGAACTCTACAGGTACTCTTTAGCTGCTTTCATAActcttattttttgtatttgaagTCTTATGAAGTCCTAATAGTGAGCCATTGTGAGTGGCAGATATCTGAAGTTGTCAAGAGCATGAAGGATCTGATGAACTTCACTGGCGATCACAAACTCGGCCCTATTGGTAAGTCTACTATTCCCTTCTACAAGGTTGTCCCTCTGGTGTAGCTTTCACTTGAACTATACTAATTTTGTAGCTCTCTTGTTGAAATGTTCTGTTTGACCTTTTATTTTTCTGACTTAATACACATGCATTTGATGTCCTTATGCAGAGGGGTTGAAACGTCTTTTGGAGCAGACGGCGACAGCAAAGCTCCAGATACAGAGAATGCAAGAGATGGAGCAGTTGGGGAATAGTGGAGCGATGAATGGGTCATCTCAAGCTCAGATGGCGTTGACTTCAGGAACAATGAACGGCCTTACtggaaacaacaacaacaacagctccAACAATCAAACTGTTGGTCGAGTTCCAAGTCGCAACAACAGTTTCACAGCAGCCTCAAATAACAATCTTCATTTGTCAAAAGATGTATCAGTCACAGAGCTATCTCACGGTTTCTCAGATGACTGTTTCTTCAACAACAGTGATATTTATGGTAGCTTGTAAATATCCGAACAGAACAGAGGCACTTCTTCTTTGACTTAACACACACTAAGAGTTTTTAGGAccctttttctttcttatttaggTAGGTTTGGTCTTTGTATAGAAATCAAagagacatgagacaaaaaaaaaaaaagaaaaatgttattTGTTGTAACTTGTAACTTATATAGGCATTGATGAAATTATAAACTATGGTTTTTGCAACCACTTTCAAGGTAACTCTTCTCACGATTTTAAATCTGTCTTCTTAGAATCTATTTGATT comes from the Brassica rapa cultivar Chiifu-401-42 chromosome A01, CAAS_Brap_v3.01, whole genome shotgun sequence genome and includes:
- the LOC103863301 gene encoding probable transcriptional regulator SLK1 isoform X1; this translates as MELQSLNDLGYPKRYIRTLQVLFSCFHNSYFLYLKSYEVLIVSHCEWQISEVVKSMKDLMNFTGDHKLGPIEGLKRLLEQTATAKLQIQRMQEMEQLGNSGAMNGSSQAQMALTSGTMNGLTGNNNNNSSNNQTVGRVPSRNNSFTAASNNNLHLSKDVSVTELSHGFSDDCFFNNSDIYGSL
- the LOC103863301 gene encoding probable transcriptional regulator SLK1 isoform X2 produces the protein MELQSLNDLGYPKRYIRTLQISEVVKSMKDLMNFTGDHKLGPIEGLKRLLEQTATAKLQIQRMQEMEQLGNSGAMNGSSQAQMALTSGTMNGLTGNNNNNSSNNQTVGRVPSRNNSFTAASNNNLHLSKDVSVTELSHGFSDDCFFNNSDIYGSL